The following nucleotide sequence is from Paralichthys olivaceus isolate ysfri-2021 chromosome 22, ASM2471397v2, whole genome shotgun sequence.
CATCAGGAATGCCCCAGACACAAGCTCACGACAGCAGCTGCACATAGAATATCATCCGATTGTACTTTGTCTTGCTGTGCAGTGTTAAACTACAGCACTCGTAACCAAGAGGACGATTGTTCTAAGAGTTTAGAATGATCACAGCAGGAAACGTCCTCAACAGACTTTTATAAGTTTAACAGAACGTGTAACTGCGACTTCAAACATCACCAAGGTACAAAAAGGAAGGAAACAAGACGGATCTCTTAAGGTTAAAATTCAAGATTTAACCTGGAGTCCCTGTCTAATCTGTAACTATCGACTCGAAGTGAAAGTGCTGAGGATGTCTCTCGGCTGATAAGGCTCCGGCGGCCGAGATAAGACTCTGTTGTGGCGGTTCAGATTAATTTACCGACCCTGCTCAGATTGTTTGCAGGATCTTATTTGCCGACAGAAGGCAGTGAAAGTTGAACCAAAACATTTGTAATCCTCCTTCCAGCCACACTGTGTGTTGAGGATAAACATTGAATTAAGTCTGGTGTGTTGCGGTGGTGCAGTGTAGCTCAACCACTTGTCAGGGCTTAACTTATTAAAATGGATACACGAGTGAGATGGTTAATTAATGAAtcataaaattaaattaacttCATGACTCCATCGTCTCAGCTGTCACTTGATCCTGTTTTATGATATTATAGCTACTGAACTTAGGACCAGGTCGGACCAggtgctgtgtttgttttgatgctgacttgttttgtttccctccaGTCGCCACAGATGGGGACGTTCATGGGGGTGTACCTGCCTTGCCTGCAGAACATCTTCGGCGTCATCTTGTTCCTGCGGTTGACCTGGGTGGTGGGGAATGCCGGGGTGCTGCAGGCGCTCTGTATTGTCTTCCTATGCTGTTGCTGTGTGAGTATTGGGCTCTGTAGCTGCTCATAGAAAGGATCAGACGGATATTTAAAAACCTTCTAACTTAAAACCTTTGCTGTTCGTCTCTTTGTTCCATTTCAGACGATGTTGACTGCGATATCGATGAGTGCAATCGCCACGAACGGAGTCGTACCAGGTATGtcttcacctctcctcctcttcatcctctccgTACAGGTGGAACAAATGGCATCGGTGTGACCTCCGACAATTAATTCATGAAGTTAACGGTGGAAGCACGAAgagttttaaatttaaatctgcaGGTTTCTGATTATTTTTGGACTAAATTCCACACTTGTAAATATCAGTTGCCTAAATAGACTAAGATTCTTTTCACGAAGATCCCAAAAAATATTCTGTGAcaaaatcatgaaaatgtaaaaaacgcTCTGTCCCTTCTTCCAGGCAGCTTCCCCCCAGTTTTCCTTCTCATCCTCCCGCTACGTCAGCGTTGATGAAGTGCATTTTCTTCCTCTAATAAGTGTCGTTTCTTTTtgtcctgtctctccctctgtccacctctccctctctgtctgcacacaCCAGTATATTTATCCGCCATTGACTTTACCTTTCACTAAAATGCCTCTAGCCGAGTATCCTAAATGCCAAAGTATGATATTTTCACGAGCATGTGACGTTGTAATAACTGAACGTAGAAAGCAAAACTCTCGGTAGGTAACATAGAGAATTAATCTCTAACACGTCTTACGTACATTTCATTTCCATACTTTTTTGAGCTCTCGTGCTTTCTCACCATCTAGTTCACGATGGTAGTAAATACTGTGTTGTTTCCTGTGGTTaaaacatagactgtaaagaAAGACGGACGACACGGCAGCTTCTCTGAACTTCTATCACCGTGGattgaattaattctgtggAGGGAAAACCCTGAATCTGATTTATTCAGATCTTGATTCTGCGGCTCCACACCACGCTCAATACTGTGCAGACGCCAAAAGACGTCAAAAAGGACAAGATGGCGTCACCGGTGTCTTTTTAGCTTCTTTCTGTctccgtccatctttatttgcagtctaTGGATGAAAGTAAAGGAGTTAACCACAAGTGTTTGGCTTCCCAAATCCCTCTCCGTCATTCCACTGAGGACTGAAGCCGTTTTGTTgttatacttttatattttgagCTCATGAAGTTTTCCGGAGACAGTTTTTTGGAGCAGTTCTTCCTGCTCaaaaactcaaacacttcctgagTATCTGTTGCAGCGGTTTTACTTTATCTGTTGAATATGTTGTTCGTATTTCGTGCAACTGAAAACCTGCAACGTTAACAATCATACAGCCATTTTTAACCGTGTGTTTGTCTAATACACACAATATGTGCGAGTGCTCTTTGTTAAAGGTGCATTTTGGAAACCAAACACTGATTTGTGGACTTCAGATCAGTAGTGAACATGTAGATGCTGATGATACCTTCAtgttatctttaaaaaaaaaactggttcaAATTGTATCAGCAAATTATTGTTGCCGTGTTTCTGAGCTCACTTGGAGTTGGAGTTGTGTAGATACCATCTGCAGCACGGACtgggtttattttgaattagTTTTGTAATCAGTAAAAGTGTTGGTACAGATAATGGAAACTCACGTTTGCAGATACTATTTGACCAAAGTTCTGCTCTGTCTTCTTGCATCAATGTTTCATGTAGAACTTAGCACTTATTTCTACAAACATTGACTTCTCATCAGcgctcctcttttttcccctctaccTCCTAACATCAAATTGTTACTAACCATCCATCCCATCTCTCTTTTTATGTCCCATCTCCTCtccttgtctttctttctccttctcttctgttcctcctcctcctcctcctcatctctttccACCCgtatctttatttttcttcttccgtactttctctttccctccacattTTCATCTCTCCAAACCCTGATGTACCACCTgcctcgctctctttctcttcttctccctccctctctctcctccgtctctccaGCGGGAGGCTCGTACTTCATGATCAGTCGCTCTCTGGGTCCGGAGTTTGGGGGGGCGGTGGGCATTTGTTTCTACCTGGGCACCACCTTTGCTGGAGCCATGTACATCCTGGGAGCCATCGAGATCCTGCTGGTGagttttcatcttcatcattagaAGTTATTGTTGTCATTTTCTTATCACCGCCCTGATGTCTGCTTTTATTCTAGTTAGCATTAGCACCCATTTgtaataatttattcattttatgaaGCAGCAATGCTTAAAGGacagatttgatttgaattcaCCGTCAAAGTTTTTCCTCAATTCTCAGTTTCTTATTCAGTTTGCCCTGAAAATGATCTGCACAATTATGATTCTTGTATTTGCACGTTCTGATTATATTATTGAAGTTATTGCCTTAAATTAACTACTTTtacttccctccctcctccagatGTACATAGCACCCAAGGCGGCCATTTTTGAGTCCAAGTCCCCCGAAGGCGAAGGGGCAGCCATGTTGAACAACATGCGTGTCTACGGCTCCATCTGTCTCCTCCTGATGTCCTTGCTGGTCTTTGTGGGCGTTAAGTACGTCAACAAACTAGCCTCCATTTTCTTGGCCTGTGTCATTGTCTCCATCGTCTCCATCTATGTCGGAGCGCTGGTCTCCGCCTTCAAACCGCCACAGTTTCCGTaagtattgatttatttttttatttttcaaaacgCTGACCAATCCCTGAACTGTCACGTGCTGACTgatgtgtctgtctgcagcgtgtgcatgctgggaaaccGAACCATCAACGGGCATGAAGTGGTGGACAGCGTGTGTGCAAAGACCGTCCAGCTGCCGGTCAGTGAGCCAGTGGACAGAGATGACGTCAACTTCACAATCACCAGTGGTGGGTATCAGAGGAAGATCCGTGACGTTAGCCAGCTTAGTCCCATCACTCAGTTTTCATCACGTACTGTGTCCGTCCCGATAGAAAACAGCACGGCAGGTCCGACCTTTGACCCCAGCCCCAGTCCTGCTCAGGTGGACAACACCACATATCTTTGGAAGCAGTTCTGCCAGGGCCCAGAGCTCAACTGTGACGAATACTTCATGTCCAACAATTTTTCGGAGATTGAAGGGATCCCCGGTCTGGCAAGTGGGATCatttcaggtgtgtgtgtgtgtgtgtgtgtaactgtaatTTGAAATCACAGGAGCAGGCACGGACAGTACTAACTTAATACTCGTTGTATCTCATCCTCACAGAGAACGCGTGGAGCTCCTACCTCAGTAAAGGTGACGTGGTGGAGAAAGGCTCCCTCAACTCCTCTCATTTTGCACATCCTGCGTCCAACCACCAGCCTTATGTGTTTGCTGACATCACCACCTCGTTCACGCTGCTGGTTGGCATCTTCTTCCCCTCGGTCACAGGTacacacttgttttctttttttttggtaattTTCTCTCCCTGAAACTCTAGAACAGCAAATGATCCCCGGTTCTTCTTAATGCTTTCCCTCTCTCGCTCAGGGATAATGGCTGGCTCCAACCGGTCGGGGGATCTGAAAGATGCCCAGCGCTCAATCCCCATTGGAACCATCCTCGCTATCCTCACCACCTCCATCGTCTGTATCCTCTCGTAACTTGATATGAGTCAGTATAAGAACCAGAATCACGACcgcagactgtaaataaacatggacgacatgacagctccccaaaactGAACTTGTGTTAATAAAAACTCTCGCTTTAGCTCAATTCATaactgatttaatttgattGGACTGTCGTTTCCCTGAGTGCCTCCATCCAGACCTGACCAGTGTCATCTTGTTCGGAGCCTGCATCGACGGGGTGGTCCTCAGAGACAAGTCAGTACTGCTCTCGAATCAgtctgtttatgtttgtgtggcTTGTTGTGGTAAAAGAACCACTTGCAGTATTTTTATCCGCGGctacaaaaatttaaaaacccGTATTTTTTCCTCCGGCAGATTTGGCGACTCAGTGAAAGGAAACCTCGTGGTGGGGACTCTGGCTTGGCCGACTCCCTGGGTCATCGTCATCGGCTCGTTCTTCTCCACGTGTGGCGCGGGCCTGCAGTCACTGACCGGTGCTCCGCGACTCCTGCAGGCCATCGCCAAGGACAACATCATCCCCTTCCTCCGGGtttgcaaatatttttaaaacagttttccgAAGGCAACAAGTCACAGCTGAATCATAACCTCAGCTAAACagggtgaactgtccctttaacacATTCTCAGTTGATTTACTTGCCTCTGTGCGTGTGTTCACTCCTCCAGGTGTTTGGACATGGGAAGGCTAATGGGGAGCCAACCTGGGCCCTGCTGCTGACGGGCCTGATCGCTGAGCTGGGGATTCTCATCGCCTCTCTGGACCTGGTGGCACCCATCCTCACAATGTGagacacagctgtgtgtgtgtgtgtgtgtgtgtgtgtgtgtatctatctCACacttgttgttattattattatgattgattcattttctctccctctagGTTCTTCCTGATGTGCTATCTGTTCGTTAACCTGGCCTGTGGCCTGCAGACCCTCCTGAGAACGCCCAACTGGAGACCACGCTTCTCCTACTACCACTGGTatgttcacacacatacacacacacacacacacacacacacacacacacacattcaggaaaatgtccagacttcagtgaacgtctgaaagcagctgatctCTGCCTCTGGTGTCTGTGTCCAGGAGCTTGTCATTTTTGGGGATGATCATCTGCCTGGGGCTGATGTTCATATCCTCTTGGTACTACGCAATCATCGCCATGGTGATCGCAGGCATGATCTACAAATATATCGAGTATCAAGGGTATGTTGCCATGGAGCtgtatcccccccccctctcccctttACATGGTTGTACATGTACTGCATGATCAGGAGtgatgtgtgttagtgtgtttttgtggttgtttgtcagaggaggtcacagaATACATATGACATATAAGAGTATATAAATCTTTATAccctcatatatatatatatttattaaacgtgtgtgtgtgtcagagcggAGAAAGAGTGGGGGGATGGGATCCGCGGTCTCTCACTCAGTGCTGCCCGTTACGCCCTCCTGAGGCTGGAAGAGGGACCACCACACACCAAGAACTGGAGGTACTGAACCACAGCATGAACACGTCTTTATTCACGAGaacatttaaacagtttaagATACAGAAGGATGAGGAGACTGGCTCACAGAGAAAAGATCCTCTTGATGTTACAGGTGAATCCATGTCCTGCTTGTCTTCTTGCCTTTTATTCTTCAGGCCCCAGCTCTTAGTTTTACTAAAACTGGACGAAGACGCCCACGTGAAGTCTCCTCGCCTGCTGACGTTTGCCAGCCAGCTGAAGGCGGGAAAGGGCCTGACCATCGTCGGCACCGTCGTCTCTGGAAACTTCCTGCAGAGCTACGGAGAGGCGCTCGCTGCTGAACAGGTAGGAAATGATCTTCACAGTAAACTCGAGACCAAGGCAGAGAAAACGTTCATCATCTCACCGGTGTTTGTTCTGTTCAGACTCTGAAGCACCTGATGGACAAGGAGCGTGTGAAGGGCTTCTGTCAGTGCATCGTGGCCCAGAAGCCCCGTGAAGGCATCAGCCACATGATCCAGTCGAGCGGCCTGGGAGGAATGAAACCCAACACCGTGGTGATGGGCTGGCCTCACGCCTGGAGGCAGAGCGAGGACCCGCAGTCCTGGAAAACCTTCATCAGTGAGTCCAACAGCTCTGAACCGTCACATCTGTTGACTAAGTTAGAAGACGAGTCTTATTTTGCGGAGGCACAGAATCACAGGGTGATAATGATAGCTGTCTCAAACATAGCAGGCTCACAACGCCCCCTCTCTTCCTCGCAGACACAGTGCGGGTGACGACAGCCGGTCACCTGGCCCTGCTGGTGCCCAAAAACATCTCTCTGTTCCCCAGCAACAGTGAACCGTGCACCGAGGGCTACATCGACGTCTGGTGGATTGTCCACGACGGGGGGATGCTCATGCTGCTGCCCTTCCTCCTGCGCCAGCACAAGGTACTAAAATACATCTACCATATCTTTTCAGACTCGAGAGTATTGCGAAGCTTCTGGCGACTTTGTCTGAcgcttctctcctcctcaggcgTGGCGTAAATGTGGGATGAGAATCTTCACAGTCGCCCAGATGGAGGATAATTCAATTCAGATGAAGAAGGATCTGGCAACCTTCCTCTATCACCTACGCATTGAGGCTGAGGTGGAAGTGGTCGAGATGGTGCGCTGCTCACtgcacttgttttattttcatctcaaCGCTGAAGCTCAGAAATATAAAGTTGATGAGTTAAAAGTATTGATGTGATGGGAAAGATCTTTTAGGAGAATACCATCTTTGGAAAGATGTCTCACTCTGTTGGATTTCTTGTAACTGAAATACTGCTGAGAATTAACatcatctctttttattttctcctcgtCTCCGCTCAGCACGACAGTGACATCAGTGCGTACACGTATGAACGGACCCTGATGATGGAGCAGAGGTCCCAGATGCTCAGACAGATGCGACTTTCTAAATCTGACCGGGAACGAGAGGTGAGAAACCGTACATGAACATTAAATCCAGGTGGTAACAGTACGTGTGATCTGGGATCATTCCTTGATTAGATGATTGGGTCTGAACATCAGTTGTGTGCCACATGAGTCATAACACGCTCACATCATATTCTATTCTATCCTGTGAATGTCGTGCATCATTTTATCAGGGAAACCCtggtagcagcagcagtaggCCAGAGGCAGGTGGAGCTGCAAAGTCTCAGGTGAGGTCAGTGGTTATGGCCAGATGTAAGTTCATGAATCTAATGAAACAGAAATCAGGTAGTTTAAAGACGCAGTGAATTACAGATGgttcagacattttatttaatctctGAATGTTATCTGTCGTCTCAAAATTAAATCGGTAACGTGTAAAATGTTGGAGAGAAgaaaatataaagcaaaacattttgcagAGAAAGTATCTGCAGACTTTGTGTTTGACAAGACAAATCCTTAGTATTTAAATTCCATCTGAGGTCAGAATACTACAGTGATAGTAACAGGTTGGTTTGTATTTAAGTATTTTGTACATCAGTGGCCTTTCATAGTGAAACACGACACAATCAACCTCTCACACAGTTTGACTGTTAAAGTTGGTGTTGTCTCCCTTTGCCTCTGGTCTCCTCAGAGGGTTCGCTGGAGTTTTGATGACGTAAGTTTGCTGGTGACGCGGTAGCGAAGCGTCGGCTCTGTGTCGTAGAGCAGCTTAGACATTAGTTCTAGAGGTTTTCTTACTCGCACGGTTCGGATCAGCGACCACATCTGAGCTTCAACGAGTTCCGTCGAatccttcagaaaaaaacaaaaacaaagtgtgaatttgtgtttaCGAAATAATTTATGCttgatttttaatttggatttattttaaaaggtttaTGGTTAAACTCATAAACTGTATTAAAATAATGGACGCAGACTGTGAAGTGAACCTGTATTCTCTCAGATGGCCAGCAGAGGGCTGGAGAACTGCAAACTTTattgttttcagatttttaaaaagaaatcaacaaaTATCTTAAAAAATTCATCCGTTGTTCTTCATGTTGTTTATCTGAAGGATTCAATTCACAGCTCTGGAGTTTTTTCAGCTTTATAACGTAACCGAATTCATCCTGGTTCAAATGTCCAACATTTCTGTCCTCTCTCATTTGACTCTtcacttctcttttcatccctcACTTCTGAATCTCAGATTAAAGCTGTCGTGTCCCTGTAGTTTCTCCCCAGTGCCTCTTCTAGAGCAGAGCGGCCTTTGTTTCCTTATTTGTTTTAGCGCATTAGGTGACTTTGTGTTGTAGGTGAGTCCTTCCTCCAGGTGCAGGAGTCACCTCCGACTCCTGCAcggagacggacagagagacaggagtCAGGAGTTGAGCAGTGATGTAGAGGAGGGAGGTGTCAGAACACAAAGGTCGAAAAGGTGACGAGATGAgcaacaacatgtttgtgtttgtccgtCAGGCCCAGCTGGTGAAGGACCGCAACTCCATGCTGCGTCTGACGAGCATCGGCTCGGACGATGACGACGACACGGACGGCGGCGAGCGAGACAGGGCGCCGAGTGGCGGCGGAGGTGGCGGTGGaggtggcggcggcggcagcagcggaGGAGCCAGCAACTGCGAACACAACCGACGAGTTCAGATGACGTGGACCAAAGAGAAGACTTTGCACTACAGGGCCGCTCACTCCGGCTGCTCCACGCCCGAGGGATTCAGAGACATGCTCAGCATCAGACCGTGAGTGGACACAAGGTCACAGCCTGTAAAGAAAGATGGAAGCCATGACGGCTCCCACAACTATCTGAGCCCGACCTGAACTCCGCATGTTACAGATTACGTCATCATCCGTTCTCTCAAGTGTTCATGTGTCCTCCATCTTGGATTACAGTCCAGTGGAGCGAAAGCTTGTTTTTAACGTGCTTGTCTGTTTTTCCTTCAGGGACCACTCCAACGTCCGGCGGATGCACACTGCCGTCAAACTCAACGAGGTCATCGTCAACAAGTCCCACGACGCCCGACTCGTCCTGCTCAACATGCCAGGACCCCCGAGGAACACAGAGGGAGACGAGAACTGTATCCTTATCACCGCTGGTCGTAGAGGAAGCGTTTGGTTTGAACGTCTGAATTCACACATTGTCTCATCTGTTGCTCTCAGTTCCTGACGTTCGCTCCATGCGCAGGTTTAACGGCTCCAGGTCGACGTGACGTGGGTCACAATGTGATGTTGTCTGTGCTCGGCGTGAAAACTTCCCTTGACTCGTCCACCAGACATGGAGTTCCTCGAAGTTCTAACGGAAGGACTGGAGCGCGTCCTGTTGGTCAGAGGCGGAGGAAGTGAGGTCATCACCATCTACTCCTGATTGGACAGAAGAGAGGAGCCTGGCGTTAAAGAAGCAGACGTGAGCGAAGGGagacggagggggggggggggtcccaaacagagagacagtcaTTGGCTGCAGCGTCAGTCGACACCCCGGCCAGCCCTTATCCTTTCCTCGTACACTTTACTCTCACGACAAAGTGTTTCCATTCCACTTTGCTTCGGGAAACAGAAATGCCAACAAAATTCCATCAATgcgaaaaaagaaaaacagaaaaatacgagtgtttgtgtgtgaacgtCCGAAGGTTTGTCGGTTTGTCAGATTATCAGAGAGGACCGGCGTTGTGCGACGGCAGAGGGACCAGTGAGTAACACGAAATCTAGAGTGCGAGAGGCTGCGCAGCGTCTGAAGAGACTCAGGGTCGCTTTTTGTACAGAATGTATTTTGGAAACAGACGTGACTGTTCTGAGTTTCGCCTGAACGTCTGATCCGAGTGTTTTCGTTCCTCTTGAAAGACGCAGAAACGTTATTCCCGCACGTCACAGAAACTGATCCGTGCTACACACCGCGCCTCCTTACTTGAAATCAATATCGATCGACACTGGCCTCGTTTCTCCAGATATCCACCACATCCACTGACATTTGCACAAACCTCAGATTTAGTTTAATCCAGAGTGAAGTTGAAAGTGGGAAGACACTGAATTATTTTCtaattcttgtgtgtgtttatctgaaCCTGCTGCTATTGATCAGAATCTACTCTCCTGTATGGAAGACCATCGCTGCCAGGATAAAAATCTTACCTCAAATTAATACTCGTAGTAGAATTCCCAATTTTGACTTCGTAAACAAAAACTTTGACTTCTTTTGTTCAATCACTTTGAATGATTTGATAATTCTGTGATGGTAAATCAGAATTGTTGACATAAAAGTCGGAATTTCTTTGACAAAGTTGGAGGATAAAGTCAcaaaattgaggcaaattaaaccttttttatttactgtttactttttttatctGCCAATTCAAAATTAAGACAGAGATCCAGACAAACTCtgtcagaaaaatgtgttttataaaatgatttgataTTAACATCTAGATTTTCAAAGTTATgataaaaaatctgaattgttATTAACGTGTTGTTGGCTGTTCGATGGccgacatgtctccactccctcctgttgtacaaaaatgaagccaaaatatatgtatactgcagctggccaccagggggtgctcaggatattttggcttcacttttggggagccgtcatgtcgtccatcttgattTACAATATACGGTTTGTTCATGTCGATGAAGATCCCAGGAAAACTGATCAGACCGATGTAAAGGACGTTAACAGAGctgttctctgtgtctgtgccaTGAACCGGCCACGTTGGACTGCATGTGAATAGTTCATTCGTTAGAGTCGGaggtaagagtgtgtgtgacaacgcaaactttgtgtttgttttctgttgtgaaaGAGGAAGAGTTGTCGACACACTGGACCATTGAGGAGCACCGCTGCACTGCATGctgtcgagagagagagagagagagagagagatccattCCCTCTTTGAAAATATTTGCTGTGTAGTCTGAGCTCCGACCCTGAAACTCTTCACCTCACCTGACACACACCTGCTGACGTCCCgctttgtttgtgtctgaacgCGTGACATCACGAGCTCGTTGCTAAAGTTAGGGGCTGTAAACTAGAGGTGTTTGATTCCACTCTaatgcttttgtcttttttattttctacagtgTTATCGTGCAGGGATTCTTTCATGTTCATCGTAATTTCCTATTAAACGTTGTTGTCTCGCTTGTACATAAGGACGAACAAGATCCCgagttttatctttttttaattacattaatataaaaaaggaatcgtttaaaaaaaactgcttgaaaaaaaacaacagagcaaatAAAGGAATTTTGAAAGAAAAGTTacaactgtgtgtttttgttgtctgATCATTTTATGGAATGGGacgtaacttttactgagcagcagcgccccctgcagccacacatggagCTGCTGTTGGTCTCAttggttttaaaacaaaacctttaAATATCTTCACCCACTCACTGAGCTgcatattacccatgatcctctgcttcctgcaccagaggagctgctgctgtaacaaactgttcagattcttcatgttttaaagtttctgctgaacattggagataaactgtggttgttaagaactgatctcagttcagcttcactcttcacctggagctgatggagactctcagtcacttgttctctcaggagatgaacccactcagcagagagagagaacagacgctcagggagcgaaggaggaaacgttctccaccttcacacatcagactcactttGATCAACTTAGTGAGATTTGAAGACAGATTTGTCTTTTATAAATCACTTTAATGATTCACTTGTTGTCTGTTCATTTACTCTTAAGCACTTTTGTACATATTTCCACTGATGCATTTGCTAAATGCATGAAATCCAATAATACTATAGAAATAATGCACAGAACTACAGTGGCCCTGAAGTTCAAAACAACACGTACGACATAAACCACGACAACATCAACCTTTGACAGAGAAGTTGAGTTGGATGGaaatactctgtgtgtgtttcattactTTCCTTTGTGTTTAGTATTAGTTTTTGTGGTAAGTATTTTGTTTGGTCATTTACTGTTGAGATGTACACTTTGTAAAATACACTTTAAACTCTATTTgaagtattttacattttagatgcaattttttttactCGCTgcttccttttattttgaaacaccTATATCCTGTGCGTGCTGACGTCACGTCCCCCTGTACGTGCAAAGCCGGAAGCCGGTGCCATGTTGAGGAAATCAGTTCTGGGCGAAGTTCACTAACAAAAAAGggaattaaaaattaaacataatCAGATTTCGGGGTGAACATGGAGGTAAGAGTAGTCGACA
It contains:
- the LOC109641582 gene encoding solute carrier family 12 member 6-like isoform X5 is translated as MISRSLGPEFGGAVGICFYLGTTFAGAMYILGAIEILLMYIAPKAAIFESKSPEGEGAAMLNNMRVYGSICLLLMSLLVFVGVKYVNKLASIFLACVIVSIVSIYVGALVSAFKPPQFPVCMLGNRTINGHEVVDSVCAKTVQLPVSEPVDRDDVNFTITSENSTAGPTFDPSPSPAQVDNTTYLWKQFCQGPELNCDEYFMSNNFSEIEGIPGLASGIISENAWSSYLSKGDVVEKGSLNSSHFAHPASNHQPYVFADITTSFTLLVGIFFPSVTGIMAGSNRSGDLKDAQRSIPIGTILAILTTSIVYLTSVILFGACIDGVVLRDKFGDSVKGNLVVGTLAWPTPWVIVIGSFFSTCGAGLQSLTGAPRLLQAIAKDNIIPFLRVFGHGKANGEPTWALLLTGLIAELGILIASLDLVAPILTMFFLMCYLFVNLACGLQTLLRTPNWRPRFSYYHWSLSFLGMIICLGLMFISSWYYAIIAMVIAGMIYKYIEYQGAEKEWGDGIRGLSLSAARYALLRLEEGPPHTKNWRPQLLVLLKLDEDAHVKSPRLLTFASQLKAGKGLTIVGTVVSGNFLQSYGEALAAEQTLKHLMDKERVKGFCQCIVAQKPREGISHMIQSSGLGGMKPNTVVMGWPHAWRQSEDPQSWKTFINTVRVTTAGHLALLVPKNISLFPSNSEPCTEGYIDVWWIVHDGGMLMLLPFLLRQHKAWRKCGMRIFTVAQMEDNSIQMKKDLATFLYHLRIEAEVEVVEMHDSDISAYTYERTLMMEQRSQMLRQMRLSKSDREREGNPGSSSSRPEAGGAAKSQRVRWSFDDAQLVKDRNSMLRLTSIGSDDDDDTDGGERDRAPSGGGGGGGGGGGGSSGGASNCEHNRRVQMTWTKEKTLHYRAAHSGCSTPEGFRDMLSIRPDHSNVRRMHTAVKLNEVIVNKSHDARLVLLNMPGPPRNTEGDENYMEFLEVLTEGLERVLLVRGGGSEVITIYS